One Fuerstiella marisgermanici DNA window includes the following coding sequences:
- a CDS encoding J domain-containing protein, giving the protein MNDLEFIDFYEVMEVSSNATSETIERIFRFFGQRYHPDNSETGDSLKFRQLLAAYTTLRDPQKRAAYDVRYKEFQVEKSEIAKGAKSTAADCDDRHRLLSLFYSQRRRDMRQPGIGSSSLEQVMDCPAEVLEFHLWYFREKGWIKREECGLYAITADGIDRIEASEQRITSPDRTLTMQSPRQPGVASIDGRRTTAVAGTPHLARAVRGT; this is encoded by the coding sequence ATGAACGACCTCGAATTTATTGATTTCTACGAGGTCATGGAGGTGAGTTCGAACGCGACCAGCGAAACAATCGAACGCATTTTCCGCTTTTTCGGGCAACGCTATCATCCGGACAATTCGGAGACCGGCGACAGTCTGAAGTTCCGCCAACTATTGGCCGCGTATACCACGCTGCGTGATCCGCAGAAGCGGGCGGCTTATGACGTCAGGTACAAAGAATTTCAGGTCGAAAAATCAGAAATTGCCAAGGGGGCAAAATCGACCGCCGCGGACTGTGATGATCGACACAGATTGCTTTCTCTGTTCTATTCGCAACGTCGACGTGACATGCGGCAACCGGGGATCGGTTCGTCATCGCTGGAACAGGTCATGGACTGCCCCGCAGAAGTGCTGGAGTTTCACCTTTGGTACTTTCGCGAAAAAGGGTGGATCAAGCGCGAGGAATGTGGGCTATACGCAATCACCGCTGATGGCATTGATCGTATCGAAGCCAGCGAACAACGAATCACGTCGCCCGATCGCACGCTAACCATGCAGTCTCCAAGGCAACCAGGTGTCGCGAGTATCGATGGACGTCGCACCACCGCTGTCGCAGGCACGCCTCACCTTGCAAGGGCCGTTAGAGGAACTTAG
- a CDS encoding TatD family hydrolase has translation MTPVLIDTHCHLDAEAFHNDLDEVVQQAIDSGVEKMLTIGITVQTSEAAVALADRFPQVFAVVGIQPNYASEVQPGDWERIVELAAHPQAVGIGETGLDQYWDHAPLDVQQEYFELHLQLSRECGKPFVVHCRDAEANVLAMLKDDFKHGALNGVMHSFCGDANMAAECVSMGMHISFAGMVTYKKNDQLREVAKTVPLERLLVETDSPYLAPHPKRGKRNEPAWVRHTAECLAAVHGMSPAELAAQTTANAKRLFRLA, from the coding sequence ATGACACCTGTATTGATCGATACGCACTGCCATCTTGATGCAGAAGCCTTCCATAACGACCTCGACGAAGTCGTTCAGCAGGCGATTGACAGCGGTGTCGAAAAGATGCTAACGATTGGAATCACCGTTCAGACCAGCGAAGCGGCGGTGGCTCTGGCCGATCGGTTTCCGCAGGTCTTTGCGGTCGTTGGTATTCAGCCCAATTACGCGTCGGAGGTTCAACCTGGCGACTGGGAGCGAATTGTGGAGCTGGCCGCACATCCTCAAGCAGTCGGCATTGGAGAAACGGGGTTAGATCAGTACTGGGATCACGCCCCGCTGGATGTGCAGCAGGAGTACTTTGAGCTGCACCTTCAGTTGTCTCGAGAATGCGGGAAGCCGTTTGTCGTGCATTGCCGCGACGCTGAAGCAAACGTATTGGCGATGTTGAAAGACGATTTCAAGCACGGAGCACTGAACGGAGTGATGCATTCCTTCTGCGGTGACGCCAACATGGCGGCCGAGTGCGTTTCTATGGGGATGCATATTTCGTTTGCCGGCATGGTGACTTACAAGAAAAATGACCAACTTCGTGAGGTCGCGAAGACTGTTCCTCTGGAGCGATTGCTGGTCGAGACCGATTCGCCGTATTTGGCGCCTCATCCGAAGCGTGGCAAGCGAAATGAACCGGCCTGGGTACGGCACACCGCCGAATGCCTCGCCGCGGTTCATGGCATGAGTCCCGCAGAGCTGGCCGCTCAGACGACGGCGAACGCGAAGCGATTGTTCCGCCTCGCGTGA
- a CDS encoding DUF1559 domain-containing protein — MKTQTRARQRGFTLIELLVVIAIIAILIALLLPAVQQAREAARRTQCKNNMKQLGLAMHNYHDVFLTFPIGRHNCCWGTWQVPILPYIEQANLYELYQNSGGNDATGPRYGSAANLPVTTTRLAALSCPSDKDNRPFSGITSHNYSVNFGNTGYGQQSDLNGVKFGGAPFANLKAFKMRDLQDGTSNTFLMAEVVQGNGTDLRGFGWWGDASQFTTYLGPNSNLPDRIYSSSYCNNEPLQNLPCDVSNSTNPTMFAARSMHTGGVQVLMGDGAVRFVSENVDLDNWRALSTTKGGEVVGEF; from the coding sequence ATGAAGACACAAACTCGGGCCCGTCAACGGGGCTTTACACTCATCGAATTACTTGTGGTGATCGCCATCATTGCGATTCTGATTGCACTGTTGTTGCCAGCTGTTCAGCAAGCGCGAGAAGCGGCTCGCCGAACGCAGTGCAAAAACAACATGAAGCAGCTTGGTCTGGCCATGCATAACTACCACGACGTCTTTCTGACGTTTCCGATTGGTCGACACAATTGCTGCTGGGGGACATGGCAGGTACCGATCCTGCCTTACATTGAACAGGCAAATCTCTACGAGCTGTACCAGAACAGCGGCGGCAACGATGCGACCGGGCCACGATATGGTTCGGCCGCCAATCTTCCAGTTACGACGACACGGCTAGCAGCGCTGAGTTGCCCGAGTGACAAAGACAATCGCCCGTTCTCTGGTATTACCTCTCACAACTATTCTGTGAACTTCGGGAACACTGGCTACGGTCAGCAGAGTGACTTGAACGGCGTCAAGTTTGGCGGAGCACCGTTCGCTAATCTCAAAGCCTTCAAAATGCGTGACCTGCAGGACGGGACGTCAAACACTTTCCTCATGGCTGAAGTTGTTCAGGGCAACGGCACAGACTTGCGTGGCTTTGGATGGTGGGGTGACGCGAGTCAGTTCACAACTTATCTTGGCCCTAACTCAAATCTGCCAGACCGTATCTATTCGTCCAGCTACTGCAACAACGAGCCATTGCAGAACCTGCCGTGCGATGTTTCCAATTCAACGAACCCAACAATGTTCGCGGCCCGCAGTATGCACACCGGTGGCGTTCAGGTGTTGATGGGTGACGGAGCAGTTCGGTTCGTCTCTGAGAATGTTGACCTCGACAACTGGCGAGCGTTGAGCACGACCAAGGGCGGAGAAGTGGTCGGCGAGTTCTAA
- a CDS encoding carboxypeptidase-like regulatory domain-containing protein: MQTRLQYAFLLVIALIFTGCGDGNPLNRQAVTGEITYGGEPLARGSIEFTPKGEGIASGAKIDVGKFAVPEDKGLPPGDYLVRISASDETAELVEMPGESRQIAAELIPAKYNKNSTETFTVKAGEDNVYKLDIEAAK; the protein is encoded by the coding sequence ATGCAAACTCGACTTCAGTACGCTTTTTTACTCGTCATCGCCCTGATTTTCACGGGTTGCGGAGACGGAAACCCGCTCAACCGTCAGGCCGTGACGGGCGAGATCACTTATGGTGGCGAGCCACTCGCGCGCGGTTCTATTGAATTCACGCCTAAAGGCGAAGGAATCGCATCTGGCGCGAAGATAGACGTTGGGAAATTTGCTGTTCCTGAGGACAAGGGGTTGCCACCCGGAGACTATCTCGTCCGCATCAGTGCATCAGACGAAACTGCCGAGTTGGTCGAAATGCCGGGCGAATCCCGCCAGATTGCGGCCGAGTTGATACCTGCCAAGTACAACAAAAACAGTACTGAAACCTTCACCGTCAAGGCGGGCGAGGACAACGTTTACAAATTGGATATCGAAGCCGCCAAATAG
- a CDS encoding glycerophosphodiester phosphodiesterase family protein → MIRFVFTTIAITVTFLGHLSPMDHRCSAQVAKSGDEPVLMETFDQAGTSPPADWNVVEGYWRVEDGLLVADSLDGESYITFGEPSWQNYEVEATVTFREVRNEARWVSILVRATPNGETPWSQAVVRFDSTKPNGMEFAVKTSAKQWSVRSKGSTAAKRKLNQPQRLKIAVRGSRVDIFLDGQQVVNSQLCVDRATGCVGLGVSGCVAAFDDVAVRQLPPSENKPADSSRRADVVAHRGFSAIAPENTLAAIRAAIKAGATGCEFDVYACADGTIVLMHDKTVERTTNSTGQVTDLMLQQLRKLDAGSWKDPKYAGEPVPTLTEALKLLKGTGCQPVIEIKMEGIAKQVVSDVRALEMVDQVAIIAFSADVVREVRELEPRIVCAWLSSKELSGSVTEQADWLQKQARACHAKLLDLRFTMLSPELVTELKKRGLGVWTWTVNESAVMQALQQWGVDSITTDRPNLLNQSADF, encoded by the coding sequence GTGATCAGATTCGTTTTCACCACAATCGCCATCACCGTCACTTTCCTGGGACACCTGTCGCCTATGGACCATCGATGCTCAGCTCAGGTCGCGAAGTCGGGAGACGAGCCAGTCCTGATGGAAACCTTTGATCAGGCCGGAACATCGCCGCCAGCCGACTGGAACGTGGTCGAGGGCTATTGGCGGGTGGAAGATGGTTTGTTGGTGGCCGATTCGCTGGATGGTGAATCGTATATCACCTTTGGCGAACCGTCCTGGCAGAACTACGAAGTGGAGGCGACCGTCACATTTCGCGAGGTGCGGAATGAGGCGCGGTGGGTGTCGATATTGGTGCGAGCGACTCCGAACGGTGAAACCCCATGGTCGCAGGCGGTGGTGCGTTTCGACAGCACCAAGCCCAACGGTATGGAGTTCGCCGTGAAGACATCCGCGAAGCAATGGAGCGTGCGCAGCAAAGGATCGACCGCCGCCAAACGGAAACTCAATCAGCCACAACGACTGAAAATCGCAGTACGCGGTTCGCGTGTAGACATCTTTCTGGATGGCCAGCAGGTTGTTAACAGCCAGCTATGTGTCGACCGAGCGACAGGCTGCGTCGGGCTGGGCGTCAGTGGCTGCGTTGCCGCATTCGATGACGTTGCGGTGCGACAGTTGCCGCCGTCAGAGAACAAGCCAGCCGATTCCTCACGCCGGGCCGACGTTGTCGCGCACCGCGGTTTTTCAGCAATTGCTCCTGAGAACACATTGGCCGCTATTCGAGCCGCCATCAAGGCCGGAGCAACCGGTTGCGAGTTCGACGTCTACGCCTGTGCCGACGGGACGATTGTGTTGATGCACGACAAAACGGTAGAGCGAACGACCAACAGCACCGGTCAAGTGACCGACTTAATGCTACAACAATTGCGAAAACTGGACGCCGGTTCGTGGAAAGATCCGAAGTATGCAGGCGAACCAGTCCCGACGCTCACCGAGGCGCTAAAGCTGCTGAAGGGCACAGGGTGTCAGCCGGTGATTGAAATCAAGATGGAAGGAATCGCGAAGCAGGTGGTCAGCGATGTACGAGCTCTGGAGATGGTTGATCAGGTCGCGATCATCGCATTCAGTGCCGACGTTGTGCGAGAAGTGCGGGAGCTTGAACCACGCATCGTGTGTGCCTGGTTGAGTAGCAAAGAACTGTCGGGGTCAGTGACCGAACAGGCCGACTGGCTGCAGAAGCAAGCTCGAGCATGCCACGCAAAACTGCTGGACCTGCGTTTCACGATGCTATCACCCGAACTGGTGACTGAACTGAAAAAACGTGGGCTGGGCGTGTGGACGTGGACCGTTAACGAATCGGCAGTGATGCAGGCATTGCAGCAATGGGGCGTTGACAGCATCACCACCGACCGGCCGAATTTACTAAATCAATCGGCGGATTTTTGA